The genomic stretch TTTTACATAAAAGTCGTCGAACCCATACATAGCCTCAATTCCTCAAAGCACCTCGGTGAAGCTGTGCCGCTGCATGCAGTCCACGAGCTCGTCGACGTACCGCTcctgccggccgccgtcgtcgccgacgacAACCTCCCGCAGCCTCCTCGCGTTGACCGCGAgctccttcccttcctcctccaccatcaCGCGCCTCACCGCCGCGGCGACGTCCTCCCGGACGAacgcctcgccgtcgtcgtcgcgccgCGCCACCTCCACGCCGACGCCCCTCTCCACCATCATCCGCGCGATGAGCCCCTGGTCGGTGACGAACGGGAGCATCACCAGCGGGTGCCCGAACCGGAAGCTCTCGGTGACGGAGCcccacccgcagtgcgtcaggaaggcgccgacggcggcgtgaGCCAGCACCCGCACCTGCGGCACCCACCCGGCGATCACCAACCCGCGCCCGGCCACTCGCTGCTCGAACCCCTCCGGCAGCAATggctgctcgccggcggcgctcggcggcTGGCGGAGCGCCCACAGGAAGCGCGCGCCGGAGAGCTCGAGCCCCAGGGCGAGCTCATGCAcgctcgccgccgtcaccggcgCCTCGCTGCCGAGCGCGACGTACAGGACGCTCCGCGGCGGCTGCCCGTCGAGCCACTGCAGCGCACTAGGCCGCGCCACCTCAGGGCCGTCATCACCATGGCCACCGCCGTCGCGCGCGTCCTCCGGTAGCAGGAGGCCAGCGGGGACGACGGGCTTGCCGAAGAGCTCGGCGAGTAGGGGGAACACGCGGAGCTGAGGGGGCTCGACCTCCGGGCAGCTGCGGAGGACGAGAATGCGGCAGCGCTCCTCGGTCCTCCAGATGCGCTCGAAGTCGGAGACGCCGGACGCGTTGGGCCGGAACGCAGCGGCCATCCACGCGGCCTCATGGCGGCGGAAGGCCAGGGACGGTGGGGAGGGGAACCACCGCGGCATCGGCATGAAGTCGTCGACGGTGACGCGGGGGTGGCTGGCGTTCTGTCGGCGTGAGCCGGCGTACGCGATGCTGGTGGCCGTGAAGATGAAGAATATCGCGCAGGGAACCTGAAATTAATTCGTAATATTATATGAATGGAACATGGATGTGCGAAATATTATGGCATCAGTAAAATATAAGCTAAATGACACATGGtctaaacattttttttgcataatatttcctccgtctcaaattactattcgttttgtctttttagatacatatattttgctatgaacttatatgtatgtatatctAGATATGTAGTAGAAGTTATGTACgtgaaaaattcaaaataaatagtaatttgggacgaagggagcAGTAATGAAACATAGGGAAAATGTATTCGTATGCTACAATTCAATATGAATCTACTCGTGTCATTTCCAAATACGCAAACTAAAAAAAAGTATTTTTTGTAACTAAAGTTTGAATAATTGAATTAAATTAATTAAACAGCTACAAAACATTGCTTATTTGTGACGTAAGGGACTAGGGTTTTTCAATCACAgctgaaataaaaaaagcatGTAATATTTATTGTTGAAATCATAATGAGAAGTTTCAACTAGGGTGCTTCATTTTCTCAAGGTTGGATTTTCTTTCAAAACATGCTATGATGGGAAATTATTTTGATATTTATACCGATAGAGTTTTGGTACACCCCAAAGTCCGAAGCCAAATCCCGCGGTACAAAGATCATTTGCGGCCATCTTTTTTATTTGAGAAATATATTAAGGGTCTATTTGCCTAAAGATTAGGACTCCACTTTTAGAACACTTTTAGAatttgtgcatccaaacataaatcctaaaagtgcactcataaactttaggagggttattttcattaggagggtcAAGGCATCCTAATGGGTcctttttctcctaaaagtggtccccaaacCCCTCATTTACCCCTGTTGCCCTCCCCAAGTATTTAATGATGTGAACAGTGCAGGGGTatttagaggagtaattggggGTAAAAAAGTCATTTTCCCTCTTAACATCCTAAAGATCaggattccatccaaacagccctctCTAAtttaggactaccaatttctGGATCCTTTAGAAATTTGTATCCAAACGGCCCTAACCTACCACAAATTGCTTTTCAGTTTTTTTGCAATTATTTTTAATAGTGTGCGCGCTATTATTACGTATGACACCGTGCTTACTTGTCTCCCATCATTAGTGGCGGTAACAAAACCGGATCCAGTTCCTGACTCCCGGCCGGTACCACCAACGCCAACCATTGTACCAGCTGGTCCCTTTTTGTCGCTCCCAATGTCCCCATGAACCACCAGCCATATCCTCTGCAAATTGCCTCACATTCCTAAAGCATTTGCATTCCAAGCCTGGACCTCCCAACCACCACTGTAAACATTGCTAGCAAAAGCTACtctctccgtttcaaaatgcAGGTCTAGATATAACCATATatttaaatgcataataaatctatatatctagaaaaatcaaaacaatcgAAACGGAGGGAtgtaacggagggagtacaatgcAGTTTTTCAGTTCTCGTACCACTGTCCTATAGGAGGTGTTCCCAAATATGGTCAATATACTATCTAAATTAAACGGATTGCATTAGTACTTTTGATGACTATTTATACACTTACAGCAGCCACTGTATATGGTACTCCAACTAAATGGATTGTACAAGTATTTTTGACGAATCTTCTTCAAGCTGTTGTCATTTGGATCTGGGTGGATTCTGAACAATGTTTcgccaaaaaaacaaaaacaaaattcaCGCTGATTCTTTTAACATTGATGCAAATACGTACACACTTGCGGCTCAGTCTCACCTGATGTTTCTCGGCGATGGGGCAGAGCCAGTAGTGCGCGAAGTCGAGCACGATCCAGTCCGGCCTCCTCCCGAACCCCTCCGCCGCCTGCTCCCGACCGCCggcgcagcaggcggcggcgagcaggtcGTCGAAGGGCGCGGCGAGGCCGTCGAAGGCGGCCTTGAGGAGCTCGACTTTCTCCGGCGGCAGGTCGGCCGTCGACTCTGCGCCCTCCGGCAGCCCGTCCACGCGCGGCAGCGCCAGCTCCACGATGCGGACGCGGGCGTCGGACAGGCCGGTCGGCAGCCTGGCGGCGTTCGCCGGCGTGGTGACGAAGGTTATGAAGTGGCCCCGCGCCGCCAGCCGCTTGGAGAGCTCCAGGAACGGGATGAGGTGGCCGAACGCCAGCCATGGGAACACCACGACGTGGAGGGGATGGGCTGAGGCTGAGGCttcctgctgcggctgctgctgcttgtctCCCGCCATTATTGCGTGCCTTTGCTGCCTGCTCTGGCGTTGGGTGGGTGGGCACTGGGCACATTGGCCGCCTAAAATGCCGTGGAGGTACGCCAATGACAGGTGGGGCGTCAACACCAATAGTGACGCCAATGGCGCGAGGAACACGTGTCATACGATTGGCCTCCTAGCGACACTTGAATATGGTTAACCAGGAACCAGTTGTCctcttaaaaaaattatattgagAGTGAAACACCAGGAACCAGTTTGGATTCACATGGGTGTGGTACAGAGCAAACCATTACTGAGAGAAATCCCAGACTGCTTCAGTAACACAACACAGGTTAGAGCACCTACTTGCTAGTATATGGAGATTCTGTACACTGAACCTACATATCTAGATATACTTTGTATGACCTAACAAGCAAATATACATGCGCGGTGCTACACCGAGTCTTGCTTACGGCCCGAACCTCAATTATCAAGGATCAAGATGTGGCGCGCAGGGACCTCAATTATCAGTTATTGGATACCCCTTCGGCACCGATTTGTTGTTTGCTCACTTCTGATTTCAGGGCGGAACAGGGAGAAGATTCCCCTGACTTGCCCGGCTCATCGGGCGGCAGGCAGTGTTGGGAGGAGTGTGGCGCTGCACATTTcgggcttgcaactttatctgTAACAGAAATCATGGCATAATTGTATCACTGCAGAGAACACGGCATGTGACAGTGCTGGGTAAAACAAGAGCTAATTTTGGCGGCAAGAGTTAAACACTTTTATCGATTAACAGATGTGATTCGTATCACTCGTGTCAAAGCTTGATTTAAACACCACAACATCTACCATACTTGGGCGGGAGGTTGATAGATGAGATATCTAAATTGTTTCATAGCAACACTATATCACGTTTCTAAGGCAGAAAAAGTATCACTCGCAAAATCTAGTATCAAACGTAAAGCATAACTTGAGTACCTGGAGAAAGACATACACTGTACATATCCAAGATATCCTTCTTAACCTGTTCAAAATGGTACTCTTATCTCACATGAAGAAAATATAGCTACAAAGGTTCAGGGAATATTAGTGTAAAAAAGCAAAATACCTGCCAGCGGTTATGGGTAAAGTCAGCTATCTCCCGAACTTTGTTCTTCAGTTGCAACTTAGAGACACATGGAAATCTCTCATGTAATAAGTCCACCAATTTGCCCAtcccatgagagcatgatgtAACTAGTTTGGCCTGCATAACAACATGATTTAACAGGAAATCTTACTTTACTGCAGAGAATAGTGCCATCTAAATGTCTTCCAGAAACTTACAAATTCAGGCATGTCTGACTCTGAAATGGATTTGGATGGTACAGGTGTTCTAGGGCTCTTTTTGTTTGATTGGCGAAATTCTTGATCTTCTATTGTCACTTTAGCAACCACAGGCACATCAATGATAGGGCCGCTGGGGTATTTCTTCATACAAAGAGCTTGCAAACAGACTTTCTCTGCAGTGATACCTTCAGCTTTCTTCAGGTCAAGTTTCCTATGATCTAGGTTGGATATGACTAAAGGCATGTCTATCTTGAGAGCATCTTCTGTGGCTCTATGAAGAAATCTCTGCTCATCTGTAACCCCAGGGTTGCTCAGCATGCTGCAGGATTCATCATATTTGACAGATACAGGCTCATATTGCATTCCCTACATAAAAGAAACGAAGGCTCTGAAGAAGTAATCATGCAATGAAGGAATAAAGAACAACAGGTTTTTCACATTACTACAATTTCTGCTCAAATAATGACCCAGGTTTTCaatcatatttttattttctataaCTACGGGGCCCTATTAGCAATACATATATCCCTAGAATGTTGCCCATCTATCAAAACATGTAAAAATGCAGCATGCAACAGAAAGATGAAATTGACACGTTCAGAAGGTTAGAGAGGTGGTTTTAAGAAAGCTATACCTCATCCCCTGAAAGATCACCATCAGGCACTACAAAACTGTTCTCAGTTTCCTCTTCCACATTAATCACGTAATCACGTTCATTCATAgtctcatcatcttcctcaaaaTCAGATAGTCTTTCACCAGAATCCTCCTGTATCACGACTATATATACTGAGAATTCTTCTCCACAGCAgacaaaaagggaaaagagagaATACCTCTTCCCATTCTTCATCACTCTCAACATCGTAATTGAGTTCTGGGTCCCTCTGAAAGGGTTGCCTTCCACTAACTGTAGAACTGTAGAAAAAACGATTTTATATGAAATGCTGTCTTTATGCATGACATGAATGAAAAACCACCAGTTGAATTCGACTATGCTATTCTCTAAACAGATTTTGTTAATTAAAATAAAAAGACGAAAAATCGATATAGAGAAATCTGTGTAATCATACATAATATCTGGAGCATACCTCTTCTTTCTCCAGGTACCGTAATATGCTGGCCTAAAGCTTCTATCAAACTGCAAAAGCTTCTTGACCAAAAAAGCTGAAGATGATATGCTATTCTGAACAGTTCTAGAATGGATATTCTTCCCATGAGATGATATTTTCAGTTCATCAAGAAGTTTGCTGAAATCAATGCTTCCTGTGCTCTCCTGAGATGACTGTTCTTTTATTGGAATTGGCATATTATCAGAAGGTGCAGTTGCAGAGGACTTCTGTAGCTTTAGCTCAAGAAACAACTGAACCTTAGGACTTCTCCTAACACACCAATGGTGCAATCTGTTATGTTGAGAGAGTTTTCTCCATCTAGAAACATGTTCCCTGCATTGTAAAGTCACAATAAACTTGGCAATCTATAATGATCATCAGGTGATCTGTCTGCTTTCCCAATTAATGCATTAATACTTCATTCCAATCATGACTGGcattttaacctttttttaaCTAGAATATAATGAAAATGTTGGGGAAAAAATGTTCATATTGATTGAGCATACAGGCTTGCAACCTGATTGTATGGTATCCTTTGTGGTTAACATTAAAAAATGTTTCATAGGATTCACTGCCAAATAGAAATCTGATTGTATGTTATTCTAGCATATATTATTAACTGAAAACTTGAAATAGATGCAGACGCAATAAATTATAACTTACACCCAGAATTCCCCCACTCTCAAATGATTTGCTTGAGACAATGTACAGTCCATTGCTAATGTAGCTGCAACAGGAAGTTCTTCAATAGTTCCTGATGATTTTGAATTTATAGTTTTCTCCAAATAATGATTACCAGAACTTTCCATGTTATTATTCCGCTTTCTTATAAATAGACCCTCCATGAAGTTTGCTTGCTTTTTAGTGGAAGCCTTCCTTTTCAACTCAgcctcttccttctctttcctctTCTTTGCCCTCTCTACTTCTTCCTGATGCTTCTTTAGCCGCTTATTTTCTCTCTCGACACTTTTTGCTTCCCTCTCAGCTTTTTCTTTCATATGCTTAAGTTCCATATCCTGTAATATCATAGAAGTTATTTAGAATATCAGACAAAGCATGATTACGCAGCACAAGTTAATTTATTACAGCCTTCCCCAATAGGAAAAGAATCTAACCTGGGTCGTATTACTACAGTTATTAAGGAAGTTATTACTATCTATCACATCACAGCAGTGTCATTGAAGGGATTGCTTTACAACAGTATTCTTTATGGCAGCGGCCCATCCTAGCTCAGCATTTGGATCTTGATTGGACAAcagtacttaaatgcacaatGCTCTAGGCATCATAATTGTGATTGGAAAGTTCCCACTTGCCAAAATTGCAGTTTTTGGGTAAAAAACTAGCAACAAAGCAATGGTTAATCAATGTTACAGCTATTATCCACGGTTTTAACTTGTAATGTACAAGTTGAAATCTTTCAGAAGTTCACTTTATCATTTCATTGCttctaatattttattttagacGCTATGAAACTGTTTAGATATAGTTCCACTACTAGATCGCTGAAGATGCAACATATGATGAGGCCAAGACTCACATACGAAAGGACGAAGAAATAGAAACAAAAGTTCTGACGTCTAATGagatatgaaaaaaaaagaagcatgtTTTTGCTGGATAAGTCTTTGCTGGTTGTCTTGCTGCTGGTCTTCAAGGACCAGCTGCTGTACTGGTCCTGCTGGTCCTCAAGGATCAGCTGTTGTACCAGGCCTTGTGCTGCTGGTCCTGCCTAGGATTGCAGCtgttgttgactggaggacggtggggctgcagcatatgcttgctgcagcaccacctttgttgactacttttagggtaggacagtcctaggcatcttagactaaataggacagcatcaaaaaggcatcttagactagcatatgccttgatgcttggctggttggctgcttggccagctataaatatgtatccccaacccttggttggacatggtattgtggaaagaaaaaaccagaaaattgccccaactcttcctagtgccatcctctcgatgagagttacagttcagatcctaacagTTTTAATCGACTTTCAGTAAGACCCAACAAGTTTCCAGTCAAGTCTCAACTTCAAAATAACCTCCATCAATTTTGAAACCATCTTCACTCACCATGTAATGAATAAAGATCAGCAGATACAAATATCTGGAAGATCACAGAGCATTAGATATCCAATTTTCAACAAGCTATTTTAGGCAAAGAACTATTTCAATGGAAGCGAACATGGTACCATCGGATATATGGGCAATATAgattttatttatcatttttcCAGAGAATTTATCATTAATTGCAACGTTAGATACAACACTGTTTTTTTAGTCAAGAAAAGAACTTACTTTCTTCTTTTGCTCATTTTCGATCTGCCTCGCCATCATTTGCTGTTCCTTCACGGCTTTCCTGGTAGCTTGTTCCTCTTGTGCTTTTGTTTTGCTTTGCATTTTAGTTCTACAGGTAAAAGCAAGATCCAGTAAGTAGTTAAACAATTTAAAAATATGTTGATGAAGTAAGATAAGTACATGTCAGCATCAGTCTTCTCTTTTGACTTCTCAACATAAGAGCAAATCTCATCCAGATTTTGCACTTCCACAGCATTTACTGAACAACTGTTCTGGTTGGTATGAGTATTAGGAGCGTCTTTGGCAGCCAGCTTGCCTATAAGATAAAATATGGAGAAAACATTCAGCGTCCGTGATTCATAACATCATATTCTACATGTTCAAAACTCATGTTGTACTATTGTAGGGCAAGAACAATAACTATAAATGTCCAGGAGTAATTTCAATGATAAAATTCTGTCAAAATTAAATCACAAATTCGTGACAGAGTGTTAAACTAGCACTAAGTCATCGAACTACAGTCAAAGACAGATACTTGGACAATTATGAATTGAATGTGGAATGTTAGGAAGTAGAAAAGATGGCAACAACCAATTAGTAGCTTCCGAAACTCTTCTTATATAAAACCTAGTTTCGCACAAATCCAAACTTGTTTTCTTCCCTGTAGTTGGTACACTTAGGATGCAAAATACAAATATGCAAAACAAGGATGCTCCAAATGCCTTCCAAAGATTCACTAAAGTGCCAAAGCTGGAGTGCTGAGAGTACACTGCTACACTTACTGCAACAACATAACTACAATTGAACAAACACCAATTGAGGATATGGATATAAATGAAATTTATGTGTTAGAAAGTGGGCAAAAGGGTACTACCATGCAAAGAAAATAGTAACATGATGATgccttttttgaaaaaaaaagaactgctATAACTATAAGCTAGGTTTAAAAAGTAATAAACTTCAAAAAGGACAAACAAGCATGATAAGGTACATGTCAGCTCAATGATCAAAATTGGAATAAATGAACTGACCATTTGACCAAAGTCCCTGTCAAGTAATGGAAACCAGTAAAACTGATCAAGCAGCTGGTTGTTCATGAATTTGAAGCAATTATTCCAAGTTAATAAAAATCGAAACTGTAGCCCCTCTGCTATGTACAGACATTTTCCCATTAGACGAATAATATAGTGTGCAGACTTGATGCATATCCACCACTGGATACACTACACATTTGGTTTTCCCTGTCagagattttcttctttttttggaaGTAATTATGTCCAGTGTGttatataaaatctcctgtatTACAGTGCCCAATAAAACATTAGCATATCCAACCATCAACTTAAGTGGTCCTTGTTCATATATCCTAAAAGAATGGACATTCATTTCATCTACGACAACTTCTTCCATCTTAGGTTGGAGTAATTTGTAAAGCTGCTAATATATATGACTGCAAGCAGCGCATCAAAATAATGGAAAGCA from Setaria italica strain Yugu1 chromosome II, Setaria_italica_v2.0, whole genome shotgun sequence encodes the following:
- the LOC101783291 gene encoding UDP-glycosyltransferase 91C1 is translated as MAGDKQQQPQQEASASAHPLHVVVFPWLAFGHLIPFLELSKRLAARGHFITFVTTPANAARLPTGLSDARVRIVELALPRVDGLPEGAESTADLPPEKVELLKAAFDGLAAPFDDLLAAACCAGGREQAAEGFGRRPDWIVLDFAHYWLCPIAEKHQVPCAIFFIFTATSIAYAGSRRQNASHPRVTVDDFMPMPRWFPSPPSLAFRRHEAAWMAAAFRPNASGVSDFERIWRTEERCRILVLRSCPEVEPPQLRVFPLLAELFGKPVVPAGLLLPEDARDGGGHGDDGPEVARPSALQWLDGQPPRSVLYVALGSEAPVTAASVHELALGLELSGARFLWALRQPPSAAGEQPLLPEGFEQRVAGRGLVIAGWVPQVRVLAHAAVGAFLTHCGWGSVTESFRFGHPLVMLPFVTDQGLIARMMVERGVGVEVARRDDDGEAFVREDVAAAVRRVMVEEEGKELAVNARRLREVVVGDDGGRQERYVDELVDCMQRHSFTEVL
- the LOC101783698 gene encoding chromatin assembly factor 1 subunit FSM; its protein translation is MDGDEAKESAPDFASVAVSAMCLDVSCEHESTQPARKQQKRKRASSELDIVDKESASAEWQQEIDALYEYYKEVSGHHLNPEELACLTGDSNIACLLEESSLPCAKLTDKIYKRMKLQDGVTESSVRNSVLNIGRRSSYGICAMDVDELEDESDSCLWCWETLDLALLPSHLHSSLSIRRTARKLIHERILSLSGKLAAKDAPNTHTNQNSCSVNAVEVQNLDEICSYVEKSKEKTDADITKMQSKTKAQEEQATRKAVKEQQMMARQIENEQKKKDMELKHMKEKAEREAKSVERENKRLKKHQEEVERAKKRKEKEEAELKRKASTKKQANFMEGLFIRKRNNNMESSGNHYLEKTINSKSSGTIEELPVAATLAMDCTLSQANHLRVGEFWVEHVSRWRKLSQHNRLHHWCVRRSPKVQLFLELKLQKSSATAPSDNMPIPIKEQSSQESTGSIDFSKLLDELKISSHGKNIHSRTVQNSISSSAFLVKKLLQFDRSFRPAYYGTWRKKSSTVSGRQPFQRDPELNYDVESDEEWEEEDSGERLSDFEEDDETMNERDYVINVEEETENSFVVPDGDLSGDEGMQYEPVSVKYDESCSMLSNPGVTDEQRFLHRATEDALKIDMPLVISNLDHRKLDLKKAEGITAEKVCLQALCMKKYPSGPIIDVPVVAKVTIEDQEFRQSNKKSPRTPVPSKSISESDMPEFAKLVTSCSHGMGKLVDLLHERFPCVSKLQLKNKVREIADFTHNRWQVKKDILDMYSVCLSPDKVASPKCAAPHSSQHCLPPDEPGKSGESSPCSALKSEVSKQQIGAEGVSNN